One segment of Peromyscus leucopus breed LL Stock chromosome 5, UCI_PerLeu_2.1, whole genome shotgun sequence DNA contains the following:
- the Sec61a2 gene encoding protein transport protein Sec61 subunit alpha, translated as MGIKFLEVIKPFCAVLPEIQKPERKIQFREKVLWTAITLFIFLVCCQIPLFGIMSSDSADPFYWMRVILASNRGTLMELGISPIVTSGLIMQLLAGAKIIEVGDTPKDRALFNGAQKLFGMIITIGQAIVYVMTGMYGDPAEMGAGICLLIIIQLFVAGLIVLLLDELLQKGYGLGSGISLFIATNICETIVWKAFSPTTINTGRGTEFEGAVIALFHLLATRTDKVRALREAFYRQNLPNLMNLIATVFVFAVVIYFQGFRVDLPIKSARYRGQYSSYPIKLFYTSNIPIILQSALVSNLYVISQMLSVRFSGNFLVNLLGQWADVSGGGPARSYPVGGLCYYLSPPESMGAIFEDPVHVVVYIIFMLGSCAFFSKTWIEVSGSSAKDVAKQLKEQQMVMRGHRDTSMVHELNRYIPTAAAFGGLCIGALSVLADFLGAIGSGTGILLAVTIIYQYFEIFVKEQAEVGGMGALFF; from the exons ATTCCGCTGTTTGGGATCATGTCATCGGATTCTGCAGATCCCTTCTACTGGATGAGAGTTATTCTTGCATCCAACAGAG GAACATTGATGGAATTGGGTATTTCCCCAATTGTAACATCTGGTTTGATTATGCAGTTGTTAGCTGGAGCCAAAATCATTGAAGTTGGAGATACACCCAAAGATAGAGCTCTGTTCAATGGAGCCCAGAAAC TATTTGGTATGATCATTACCATTGGGCAAGCCATTGTGTATGTCATGACGGGGATGTACGGGGACCCTGCGGAAATGGGTGCTGGCATCTGTCTCCTTATCATCATACAG TTGTTTGTTGCTGGTTTGATTGTGCTGCTGTTAGATGAGCTGCTACAGAAGGGTTACGGCTTGGGGTCTGGTATTTCCCTCTTTATTGCCACCAACATCTGTGAAACCATTGTCTGGAAGGCCTTTAGTCCCACTACCATTAACACTGGCAGAG GTACGGAATTTGAGGGTGCAGTCATAGCTCTATTTCATTTGTTGGCCACCAGGACAGACAAAGTCCGAGCCTTGAGGGAGGCCTTCTATCGGCAGAACCTCCCCAATCTCATGAACCTCATTGCCACAGTGTTCGTGTTTGCTGTTGTCATATATTTCCAG GGGTTTCGTGTTGACTTGCCCATTAAGTCGGCCCGGTATCGAGGACAGTACAGTAGCTATCCCATCAAGCTCTTCTACACATCGAATATTCCCATAATCCTCCAGTCTGCCCTAGTTTCAAACTTGTATGTCATTTCCCAGATGCTGTCTGTTCGATTTAGTGGCAACTTCTTAGTAAACTTACTAGGACAGTGGGCC GATGTCAGTGGGGGAGGACCTGCTCGTTCTTACCCTGTTGGAGGCCTTTGTTACTACCTATCTCCTCCTGAGTCCATGGGTGCCATATTTGAGGATCCTGTCCATGTGGTTGTGTACATCATCTTCATGTTGGGATCATGTGCATTCTTTTCTAAGACATGGATAGAAGTGTCTGGTTCCTCAGCCAAAGAT GTGGCTAAGCAGCTTAAAGAGCAGCAGATGGTGATGAGAGGCCACAGAGATACCTCCATGGTCCACGAGCTGAACAG GTACATCCCCACAGCAGCTGCCTTTGGGGGTTTGTGCATTGGTGCCCTGTCGGTGTTAGCAGACTTCCTGGGGGCTATTGGCTCTGGCACTGGGATTCTGCTTGCAGTCACTATTATTTATcagtattttgaaatatttgttaagGAACAGGCTGAAGTTGGAGGGATGGgtgctttgtttttctaa